The following proteins come from a genomic window of Stigmatella erecta:
- a CDS encoding DEAD/DEAH box helicase — protein sequence MAPQISIDFLAAPAAHPALEPFHPVVQRWFTERLGEPSRPQAEGWPLIQSGVDVLIAAPTGSGKTLTAFLAALDMLFRQALEGTLLDTTQVLYVSPLKALGNDVQKNLLQPLEDLLARARAEGYRPQELRVQVRTGDTSASERARMLRRPPHILITTPESIYLYLTADRARNTLRSVHTVIVDEIHALARDKRGSHFALSLERLKALTLVRPQLIGLSATQKPLDQIARFLTGATLEECRRVEVGHQRPWELTVEIPDEELGSIATHEMWGQIYDRLVQLTTEHRTTLIFVNTRRLAERVAHDLGERLGHDKVAAHHGSMSRETRLSAEERLKSGVLSAMVATASLELGIDVGNVDMVVQLGSTRAISVLLQRVGRAGHYKGGISKGILFAMTRDELMECTALLNAVREGDLDAVRMPEKPLDVLAQQIVAACACEEWDERALYAIFQRAHPYRELTWEEYQAVLEMLSEGVALRRGRSGVHLHRDRVNHRLKARRGVRITALTNGGAIPDTFTFSVTAEPEGKVVGQLDEDFAVESSPGDIFLLGSTAWRIQRVIGSTVQVEDARGAPPNVPFWRGEAPGRTDELSLQVGRLREELLRRENPAAFLQKELRLSAPAVDALLGYLRLGQKMLGVVPSHTTVVAERFFDEAGGMQLIIHAPFGSRINRAWGMALRKSFCRSFDFELQAAATEDGILLSLGDQHSFPLADIFEFVHPDRAEEVLTQAILQAPIFGTRFRWNATRSLALNRFMGGKRVAPNLQRARSEDLLASVFPAQVGCQDNHGGGDIELPDHPLVNQTMGDCLHEAMDINGLREVLRRMKDGRIRLEARDVPEPSVFAHQMIHSMPYTFLDDAPAEERRVRNVALRRSMPAEDAASFGSLDADAIAQVVEDAAPPMRDADELHDALLQLVLLRASEVPRGLEVPLFQQGRVAWLERPGGRFLVAAERGSALRALFPDAAPQPPLPVLEHDRPMEREAATLLVVRGYMEMLGPTTVGELARLVLLSESDVNMALHQLESSGNVLRGQYRPLLTPRSPDAPPPLEWCDRRLLQRIHRLTVGRLRKEIEPLSAQDFMRFLFRWHHLEELDALRGSTGLTKAIGLLQGYEAPASAWERFLLPARMKGYTPDLLERVCYEGGVAWGRLTVKDAKPPPGPRRGAPVPPPEPEAPRTRAPQPTRNASLTFAHRENLDWMLAAARPHAVLSDGGVWLPADLSAAARDVVAVLEQRGACFFNDLVSRARRLPAEVEDALWELVARGLVTADAVQNLRVLQSPAQRRRQKLLQRGGPGRWSLLVPSEPKPAEEVTDALARLFLQRYGIVWRDLVVREALSPSWRELLFVYRRMEARGEVRGGRFVSGFVGEQFALPEAVDVARAVRRHAPSGVRVQLSAVDPLNLTGVVTPGPRVPATVGNVVTWVDGIPQGVDALAEEGSEDTEGEEDEGQAAAG from the coding sequence ATGGCCCCGCAAATCTCCATCGACTTCCTGGCTGCCCCGGCGGCCCACCCCGCGTTGGAGCCGTTCCACCCCGTCGTGCAGCGCTGGTTCACCGAGCGGCTGGGAGAGCCTTCCCGGCCCCAGGCGGAGGGCTGGCCCCTCATCCAGAGCGGGGTGGACGTCCTCATCGCCGCGCCCACCGGCAGCGGCAAGACGCTCACCGCCTTCCTGGCCGCGTTGGACATGCTCTTCCGCCAGGCGCTGGAGGGCACGCTCCTGGACACCACCCAGGTGCTGTACGTGTCGCCGCTCAAGGCGCTGGGCAACGACGTGCAGAAGAACCTCCTCCAGCCGCTGGAGGACTTGCTGGCCCGGGCGCGCGCGGAGGGCTACCGGCCCCAGGAGCTGCGCGTGCAGGTGCGCACGGGCGACACCTCCGCCTCCGAGCGGGCGCGGATGCTGCGCCGGCCCCCGCACATCCTCATCACCACGCCGGAGTCCATCTACCTCTACCTGACCGCGGACCGGGCCCGGAACACGCTGCGCTCGGTGCACACCGTCATCGTGGATGAGATCCACGCGCTGGCGCGGGACAAGCGCGGCAGCCACTTCGCGCTCTCCCTGGAGCGGCTCAAGGCGCTCACCCTGGTGCGCCCGCAGCTCATCGGCCTGTCGGCCACGCAGAAGCCGCTGGACCAGATCGCCCGCTTCCTCACCGGCGCCACGCTGGAGGAGTGCCGGCGCGTGGAGGTGGGGCACCAGCGGCCGTGGGAGCTGACGGTCGAGATTCCGGACGAGGAGCTGGGCTCGATCGCCACCCACGAGATGTGGGGTCAGATTTATGACCGGCTGGTGCAGCTCACCACCGAGCACCGCACCACGCTCATCTTCGTGAATACGCGGCGGCTGGCCGAGCGCGTGGCGCACGACCTGGGCGAGCGGCTGGGCCACGACAAGGTGGCCGCGCACCACGGCAGCATGTCCCGGGAGACCCGCCTGTCGGCGGAGGAGCGGCTGAAGTCGGGCGTGCTCTCGGCGATGGTGGCCACCGCGTCGCTGGAGCTGGGCATCGACGTGGGCAACGTGGACATGGTGGTGCAGCTGGGCAGCACGCGCGCCATCTCCGTGCTGCTCCAGCGCGTGGGCCGCGCGGGCCACTACAAGGGCGGCATCTCCAAGGGCATCCTCTTCGCGATGACGCGCGATGAGCTGATGGAGTGCACCGCGCTGCTCAACGCCGTGCGCGAGGGCGACCTGGACGCGGTGCGCATGCCGGAGAAGCCGCTGGACGTGCTGGCCCAGCAGATCGTCGCCGCGTGCGCCTGCGAGGAGTGGGACGAGCGCGCCCTGTACGCCATCTTCCAGCGCGCCCACCCCTACCGGGAGCTGACCTGGGAGGAGTACCAGGCGGTGCTGGAGATGCTCTCCGAGGGCGTGGCGCTGCGCCGGGGCCGCAGCGGGGTGCACCTGCACCGGGACCGGGTGAACCACCGGCTGAAGGCCCGGCGCGGGGTGCGCATCACCGCGCTGACCAACGGCGGCGCCATCCCGGACACCTTTACCTTCTCCGTCACCGCCGAGCCCGAGGGCAAGGTGGTGGGCCAGCTCGACGAGGACTTCGCGGTGGAGTCCTCCCCCGGGGACATCTTCCTGCTGGGCTCCACGGCGTGGCGCATCCAGCGCGTCATCGGCAGCACGGTGCAGGTGGAGGACGCGCGGGGCGCCCCGCCCAACGTGCCCTTCTGGCGCGGCGAGGCCCCGGGGCGCACCGACGAGCTGTCGCTGCAAGTCGGCCGGCTGCGCGAGGAGCTGCTGCGGCGCGAGAACCCGGCGGCCTTCCTCCAGAAGGAGCTGCGCCTGTCCGCCCCGGCGGTGGACGCGCTCCTGGGCTACCTGCGGCTGGGGCAGAAAATGCTGGGCGTGGTGCCCAGCCACACCACGGTGGTGGCCGAGCGCTTCTTCGACGAGGCGGGCGGCATGCAGCTCATCATCCACGCGCCCTTTGGCAGCCGCATCAACCGGGCCTGGGGCATGGCGCTGCGCAAGAGCTTCTGCCGCTCGTTCGACTTCGAGCTGCAGGCGGCGGCCACCGAGGACGGCATCCTCCTGTCCCTGGGAGATCAGCACTCGTTCCCCCTGGCGGACATCTTCGAGTTCGTCCACCCGGACCGCGCCGAGGAGGTGCTGACCCAGGCCATCCTCCAGGCGCCCATCTTCGGCACCCGCTTCCGGTGGAACGCCACGCGCTCGCTGGCGCTCAACCGCTTCATGGGCGGCAAGCGCGTGGCGCCCAACCTCCAGCGCGCCCGGAGCGAGGACCTGCTGGCCTCCGTCTTCCCCGCGCAGGTGGGGTGCCAGGACAACCACGGCGGCGGGGACATCGAGCTGCCGGACCATCCGCTGGTGAACCAGACGATGGGCGACTGCCTGCACGAGGCCATGGACATCAACGGCCTGCGCGAGGTGCTGCGCCGCATGAAGGACGGGCGCATCCGCCTGGAGGCCCGGGACGTGCCGGAGCCCAGCGTCTTCGCGCACCAGATGATCCACAGCATGCCCTACACCTTCCTGGACGACGCGCCGGCGGAGGAGCGGCGGGTGCGCAACGTGGCGCTGCGCCGGTCGATGCCGGCCGAGGACGCCGCGTCCTTCGGCTCGCTGGACGCGGACGCCATCGCCCAGGTGGTGGAGGACGCGGCGCCGCCCATGCGCGACGCGGACGAGCTGCACGATGCGCTGCTCCAGCTCGTGCTGCTGCGCGCCTCCGAGGTGCCCCGGGGGCTGGAGGTGCCGCTCTTCCAGCAGGGCCGCGTGGCCTGGCTGGAGCGCCCGGGCGGCCGCTTCCTGGTGGCCGCCGAGCGGGGCAGCGCCCTCCGGGCCCTGTTCCCGGACGCGGCGCCGCAGCCGCCGCTGCCTGTGCTGGAGCATGACCGGCCCATGGAGCGCGAGGCCGCCACGCTCCTGGTGGTGCGCGGCTACATGGAGATGCTGGGCCCCACCACCGTGGGGGAGCTGGCCCGGCTCGTGCTCCTGAGCGAGTCCGACGTGAACATGGCCCTGCACCAGCTGGAGAGCTCGGGCAACGTGCTGCGTGGGCAGTACCGGCCGCTGCTCACCCCGCGCTCGCCGGACGCGCCGCCGCCGCTCGAGTGGTGCGACCGGCGGCTGCTCCAGCGCATTCACCGCCTCACGGTGGGGCGGCTGCGCAAGGAGATCGAGCCGCTGAGCGCGCAGGACTTCATGCGCTTCCTCTTCCGGTGGCACCACCTGGAAGAGCTGGACGCGCTGCGCGGCTCCACCGGCCTGACCAAGGCCATTGGCCTGCTTCAGGGCTACGAGGCCCCGGCCTCCGCGTGGGAGCGCTTCCTGCTGCCCGCGCGCATGAAGGGCTACACGCCGGACCTGCTGGAGCGCGTCTGCTACGAGGGCGGGGTGGCCTGGGGGCGGCTCACGGTGAAGGACGCCAAGCCCCCTCCTGGGCCTCGCCGGGGCGCCCCGGTGCCCCCGCCGGAGCCCGAGGCCCCCCGGACGCGCGCGCCGCAGCCCACGCGCAACGCGAGCCTCACCTTCGCCCACCGGGAGAACCTGGACTGGATGCTGGCCGCCGCGCGGCCCCACGCGGTGCTCTCGGACGGAGGGGTGTGGCTGCCCGCGGACCTGTCCGCCGCGGCGCGCGACGTGGTGGCGGTGCTGGAGCAGCGCGGGGCGTGCTTCTTCAATGATTTGGTGTCCCGCGCGCGCCGCCTGCCGGCCGAAGTCGAAGACGCATTGTGGGAGCTCGTGGCGCGCGGGCTCGTCACGGCCGACGCGGTGCAGAACCTGCGCGTGCTGCAGAGCCCCGCCCAGCGCCGGCGGCAGAAGCTGCTGCAGCGCGGGGGTCCGGGGCGCTGGAGCCTGCTGGTGCCCTCCGAGCCCAAGCCCGCGGAGGAGGTGACCGACGCGCTGGCCCGCCTGTTCCTCCAGCGCTACGGCATCGTCTGGAGAGACCTGGTGGTGCGCGAGGCGCTCTCGCCGAGCTGGCGCGAGCTGCTGTTCGTGTACCGGCGCATGGAGGCGCGCGGGGAGGTGCGCGGAGGCCGCTTCGTGTCGGGCTTCGTGGGCGAGCAGTTCGCGCTGCCGGAGGCGGTGGACGTGGCGCGGGCGGTGCGCCGGCACGCGCCCTCGGGCGTGCGGGTGCAGCTCTCCGCGGTGGATCCGCTCAACCTCACGGGGGTGGTGACGCCAGGCCCCCGGGTGCCCGCCACGGTGGGCAACGTGGTGACGTGGGTGGACGGGATTCCCCAGGGCGTCGATGCCCTCGCGGAGGAAGGGAGCGAGGACACGGAAGGCGAGGAGGACGAGGGCCAGGCGGCCGCGGGCTGA
- a CDS encoding DUF2378 family protein, which yields MPNEKLVFAQSVEALFVRSLGPRIMREERRCLREAGLDLSEPLRPAYLLEQWKTFLRVAASAVFPTNSIEAAHFALGEHLVQGYRQTAVGRASMSLISQMGPRGTLERISHNFRAGNNFNQARVEELKDRSATLWLKDMAADNPFFSAGFLTETLRGAGALDIRVEPLAVEDTSATFRLAWALSARRPPSGPHAAI from the coding sequence ATGCCGAACGAGAAGCTCGTCTTCGCTCAGTCCGTGGAAGCCCTCTTTGTCCGGTCTCTGGGGCCTCGCATCATGCGGGAGGAGCGGCGCTGCCTGCGGGAGGCGGGGCTGGACTTGTCCGAGCCCTTGCGGCCCGCCTACCTGCTGGAGCAGTGGAAGACGTTCCTGCGGGTGGCGGCCTCGGCGGTGTTCCCCACCAACTCCATCGAGGCGGCGCACTTCGCGCTGGGCGAGCACCTCGTGCAGGGCTACCGGCAGACGGCGGTGGGCCGGGCGAGCATGTCGCTCATCTCCCAGATGGGGCCGCGGGGCACCCTGGAGCGCATCTCCCACAACTTCCGCGCCGGCAACAACTTCAACCAAGCGCGCGTCGAGGAGCTGAAGGACCGCTCCGCCACGCTGTGGCTGAAGGACATGGCCGCGGACAACCCCTTCTTCAGCGCGGGCTTCCTGACGGAGACGCTCCGGGGCGCCGGCGCGCTGGACATCCGCGTGGAGCCTCTCGCCGTCGAGGACACCTCGGCCACCTTCCGGCTCGCCTGGGCGCTGAGCGCCCGCCGGCCCCCCTCCGGGCCTCACGCCGCTATATAA